A window from Leuconostoc mesenteroides subsp. mesenteroides encodes these proteins:
- a CDS encoding type II toxin-antitoxin system PemK/MazF family toxin, producing MTEEHQAIMRGDVFYADLKQGIGSEQAGVRPVLIIQNDVGNANSPTTIVAAITSQISKPKLPTHVLLPEHMSGMKRDSVILAEQVRTIDKRRLRDKIAHINASSNEMQLVAHALRISVGLK from the coding sequence ATGACAGAAGAACATCAAGCAATTATGCGTGGTGACGTATTTTATGCCGATCTAAAGCAGGGAATTGGTTCTGAGCAAGCAGGTGTACGGCCCGTTTTAATCATTCAAAATGATGTGGGCAATGCCAATTCACCTACAACGATTGTTGCTGCGATAACGTCCCAAATTTCCAAACCGAAATTGCCAACACATGTATTACTACCCGAACATATGAGTGGGATGAAAAGAGATTCAGTCATTTTGGCAGAGCAAGTGCGAACTATAGATAAGCGTCGCTTGCGTGACAAGATTGCACATATTAATGCTTCTTCAAATGAAATGCAACTTGTGGCACATGCTTTGCGGATTAGTGTAGGATTGAAGTAA
- the alr gene encoding alanine racemase, protein MINNDILCLRPTWLDIDLKAIQTNAKLIMKHSDAQRLIAVVKADAYGHGAKQVVGALLKVGVSDFAVATIGEGIDLRKQYPQTEINIFLLGVQDVTQTAVMVENRLSPAVGTTEWLDEAVSYIKDGQKLNVQLAVDTGMGRMGAHSASTVADMYHLIQNTKKLQLAGVFTHFATADDNNQKYYDEQVQHFYQWVQSAGIPKQYWHLANSGSAVWHHNEIYTDTIRVGSVLYGYNPGAPEKKMPLTLKPVLQLKSKLGAVHQLKTGESVSYGATYTAEKPQWIATLPIGYADGYLRRMSGMKVLVDGHIEHVIGRVTMDQIVITLKQKYPVGKTVTLIGLEGENQISIEEVAEYAQTIPHEILTNFSARLPRVY, encoded by the coding sequence ATGATAAATAATGATATATTATGTTTAAGGCCGACATGGCTAGATATTGATTTAAAAGCCATTCAGACAAATGCCAAATTAATTATGAAGCATTCAGACGCACAAAGATTGATTGCTGTGGTTAAGGCCGACGCTTATGGACACGGGGCTAAACAAGTTGTGGGTGCTTTACTTAAGGTGGGTGTCTCTGATTTTGCGGTAGCGACGATAGGTGAAGGTATTGACTTACGTAAACAATATCCTCAAACGGAAATAAATATTTTTTTGCTTGGTGTCCAAGATGTTACCCAAACAGCAGTCATGGTGGAAAATCGGTTATCACCAGCTGTTGGAACAACTGAGTGGCTGGATGAGGCAGTAAGTTATATTAAAGATGGGCAAAAATTGAATGTTCAATTAGCCGTTGATACTGGTATGGGACGAATGGGTGCTCATTCAGCAAGTACTGTTGCAGACATGTATCATCTGATTCAAAATACTAAAAAATTGCAACTAGCAGGTGTGTTTACTCATTTTGCAACAGCTGATGATAATAATCAAAAATATTATGATGAACAAGTCCAGCATTTTTACCAGTGGGTACAGTCAGCTGGTATCCCTAAACAATATTGGCATTTAGCAAATTCAGGATCTGCGGTTTGGCATCATAATGAAATTTATACCGATACAATCCGGGTTGGTTCTGTGCTTTATGGGTATAATCCTGGTGCCCCTGAAAAAAAGATGCCCTTGACATTGAAACCAGTCCTACAATTGAAATCAAAGTTGGGGGCAGTACATCAGCTAAAAACTGGTGAATCAGTCAGCTATGGTGCAACCTATACGGCAGAGAAACCACAATGGATAGCGACATTGCCTATAGGTTACGCAGATGGTTATTTGCGGCGCATGAGTGGAATGAAAGTCTTGGTTGATGGACATATCGAACATGTAATTGGGCGTGTCACAATGGACCAGATTGTGATAACATTAAAGCAGAAATATCCTGTTGGGAAAACTGTAACTTTGATTGGCCTTGAAGGGGAAAATCAAATATCGATTGAAGAGGTGGCGGAATATGCTCAGACGATTCCGCACGAAATATTAACAAATTTTAGTGCTCGGTTACCTAGAGTTTATTGA
- a CDS encoding holo-ACP synthase codes for MIIGIGNDTEAISRVAEIVDRQKSFITLILTPAERAAAAERKGKHQNEYIAGRFSAKEAFSKATGYGIGEKVQWQDIEILNEPNGRPVMKVKNFPYHTYVAITHSGDQVNTVVIIERLTLLEKMSIKLFPKRGVLS; via the coding sequence ATGATTATAGGAATTGGAAATGATACAGAAGCGATTAGTCGAGTTGCAGAAATAGTCGATCGTCAGAAGAGTTTTATAACACTCATTTTGACGCCAGCAGAACGTGCTGCAGCGGCTGAGCGAAAAGGTAAGCATCAAAACGAATATATTGCTGGACGTTTCTCTGCCAAAGAAGCTTTTTCAAAAGCTACCGGTTATGGAATTGGTGAAAAAGTTCAGTGGCAAGATATTGAAATTTTAAATGAGCCAAATGGACGACCTGTAATGAAAGTGAAAAACTTTCCTTATCATACTTATGTTGCAATCACGCATAGTGGTGATCAAGTAAATACAGTTGTTATTATTGAACGTTTGACTCTGCTGGAAAAAATGAGTATAAAGCTATTTCCCAAACGAGGAGTATTATCATGA
- the dltD gene encoding D-alanyl-lipoteichoic acid biosynthesis protein DltD, producing MLKKRGLWWIFGPVVLAFVMVTALFLAPFSLSYLSNKDIQKASVSFSKNVFKGESVKMAAFNNSKTNYVPFFGSSELLRLDSMHPSVLAAKYRRNYQPFLLGQAGTESLSHYLGMQEMTPALHKKQAVFIISQQWFTKRDSKWAFPQFYSPLQTVNWLRNIKTITPTDRFIAKRLLEQKQITDNSFYTRLVTKIKNNEPLSETDQSLLILRNRMLLREDQLFSNFTVSNNWDRQVEPALKSLPKTDNVSLLEREAMKVAKQQTGNNEFGIQNSFFRMRVKPSLKKLENSQSHFDYRQSDEYSDFQAVLQEFAKENTDVLFIIQPVNRKWSKYTGLSTKRYYQSVDKVKKQLKSQGFNQIADFSHDGGQKYFMQDTIHMGWRGWIAADTEIKPFFARGYQEPTYHINDNYLSKKWQNLVPIDNNLKNFK from the coding sequence ATGCTAAAAAAACGGGGGCTATGGTGGATATTTGGTCCGGTAGTCTTGGCATTCGTCATGGTTACTGCACTATTTTTGGCACCATTTTCATTAAGTTATTTATCGAATAAAGATATTCAAAAAGCGTCTGTGTCATTTTCTAAAAATGTTTTTAAAGGTGAAAGCGTCAAAATGGCAGCCTTTAACAATTCAAAGACAAACTATGTGCCTTTCTTTGGATCAAGCGAACTTCTCCGTTTAGATTCAATGCATCCGTCAGTGTTAGCTGCTAAGTATCGGCGTAATTATCAGCCATTTTTGCTTGGTCAGGCTGGAACTGAATCTCTTTCACATTACTTGGGGATGCAGGAAATGACACCGGCTTTGCATAAAAAACAGGCAGTATTTATTATTTCGCAACAGTGGTTTACCAAACGTGATAGTAAGTGGGCATTTCCACAATTTTACTCACCATTACAGACCGTTAACTGGTTACGAAATATTAAGACAATTACGCCAACTGATCGATTTATTGCGAAACGATTATTAGAACAAAAGCAAATTACTGATAACAGTTTTTATACTCGCCTTGTTACTAAGATTAAAAACAACGAACCTTTGTCAGAAACTGATCAGAGTTTGTTAATATTACGAAATAGAATGTTATTGCGCGAAGACCAACTATTTTCAAATTTTACAGTGTCTAATAATTGGGACAGGCAAGTTGAACCCGCACTAAAATCGTTACCAAAAACTGATAATGTATCATTGCTCGAGCGAGAAGCGATGAAAGTTGCGAAGCAGCAAACTGGTAATAATGAATTTGGCATTCAAAATTCATTTTTCAGAATGCGAGTCAAACCAAGTTTGAAGAAGTTGGAAAACTCTCAAAGTCATTTCGACTACCGACAGTCTGATGAGTATTCAGACTTTCAAGCTGTATTGCAAGAGTTTGCAAAGGAAAATACTGACGTCTTGTTCATTATTCAGCCTGTTAATAGAAAGTGGTCAAAATATACTGGGCTAAGTACAAAAAGGTATTATCAGAGTGTGGATAAAGTAAAAAAACAGTTAAAGTCACAGGGCTTTAACCAGATTGCTGACTTTTCTCATGATGGTGGGCAAAAGTACTTCATGCAAGATACTATCCATATGGGATGGCGCGGATGGATAGCTGCTGATACGGAAATAAAGCCTTTTTTTGCAAGAGGCTATCAAGAACCAACATATCATATTAATGATAATTATCTGTCCAAAAAATGGCAAAATTTAGTACCAATAGACAACAATCTTAAAAATTTTAAATAA
- the dltC gene encoding D-alanine--poly(phosphoribitol) ligase subunit DltC, producing the protein MDLKKQVVEILNTIIGEDISDQMDDDFFENGLLDSMATVELLLDLESKFNIQAPVSEFNREEWNTPNKVVAKVESLIG; encoded by the coding sequence ATGGATTTGAAAAAACAAGTAGTAGAAATATTAAACACAATTATTGGTGAAGACATTTCTGACCAAATGGACGATGATTTTTTTGAGAATGGGTTATTGGATTCAATGGCAACGGTAGAATTATTACTTGATTTAGAAAGTAAATTCAATATTCAAGCACCTGTTTCTGAATTTAATCGTGAAGAATGGAATACACCAAACAAGGTGGTTGCTAAAGTTGAATCATTGATTGGATAA
- the dltB gene encoding D-alanyl-lipoteichoic acid biosynthesis protein DltB: protein MLNLQPYADPQYFIILLLALVPLAIGLYFGKRLAWYEVLVSLVFIFLMFDGKKYHEGIALITYMIWQWLLVWSYTLYRKKYNQTWVFYVTTILAILPLVLIKIAPVVHWLQVTTLLGFMGISYLTFRSVGMVMEIRDGSIQEFNPWLFLRFMLFMPTISSGPIDRYRRFVTDVEKAPTRDKYLDMLGKSVKYLFIGFLYKFIVSHVLGTVLMPNVERMAIISAHAQGGWSWWIVAYMYIYGLNLFFDFAGYSMFAVATGYVMGIEVPMNFNLPFLSKNLKEFWNRWHMTLSFWFRDFVFMRLVFLMMKKKWFKSRVTTSNVAYIINMLIMGFWHGLKWYYIAYGLFHGIGLVINDVWLRYKKKHHVPHNKFTNALAIVITFNVVMVSFLLFSGLLDKIWFQR, encoded by the coding sequence ATGCTTAATCTACAACCCTATGCAGATCCCCAGTACTTCATTATTTTATTGTTGGCCCTAGTGCCTCTAGCCATTGGTTTATACTTTGGAAAGCGTTTAGCTTGGTATGAAGTATTGGTCTCACTTGTCTTTATTTTCTTAATGTTTGATGGTAAGAAGTATCATGAAGGTATTGCATTAATTACTTACATGATTTGGCAATGGCTGCTTGTTTGGTCCTATACTTTATATCGTAAAAAGTATAATCAAACTTGGGTGTTTTATGTCACGACTATTTTAGCTATTTTGCCACTAGTATTAATTAAAATTGCGCCGGTTGTCCATTGGTTGCAAGTGACAACCTTACTCGGATTTATGGGTATTTCATATTTGACATTCCGTTCAGTTGGTATGGTGATGGAAATACGTGATGGTTCAATTCAAGAATTTAATCCCTGGCTTTTCTTGCGTTTCATGCTGTTCATGCCAACAATTTCGTCAGGTCCTATTGATCGTTACCGTCGTTTTGTAACGGATGTTGAGAAAGCACCAACACGCGATAAGTATCTAGACATGCTTGGTAAATCCGTCAAATATCTTTTTATCGGTTTTTTGTATAAATTCATCGTGTCTCATGTTTTGGGAACTGTATTAATGCCAAATGTCGAGCGTATGGCGATTATTTCTGCACACGCTCAAGGTGGGTGGTCATGGTGGATAGTGGCGTATATGTATATTTACGGCTTAAATTTATTTTTTGACTTTGCTGGATACTCAATGTTCGCTGTAGCAACTGGTTATGTCATGGGAATTGAAGTACCAATGAACTTTAATTTACCATTTTTGTCCAAAAATTTAAAAGAGTTTTGGAACCGTTGGCATATGACACTATCATTTTGGTTCCGTGACTTCGTCTTTATGAGACTCGTGTTTCTGATGATGAAGAAAAAGTGGTTCAAAAGTCGAGTCACAACGTCAAACGTGGCCTATATCATTAATATGTTGATTATGGGATTTTGGCACGGATTAAAATGGTACTATATCGCTTATGGTTTGTTTCATGGCATTGGTCTTGTTATCAATGATGTATGGTTACGCTATAAGAAAAAACATCATGTACCGCATAATAAGTTTACGAATGCGTTAGCGATTGTGATAACATTCAATGTAGTAATGGTTAGTTTCTTATTATTTAGTGGTTTGTTAGACAAAATCTGGTTTCAACGTTAG
- the dltA gene encoding D-alanine--poly(phosphoribitol) ligase subunit DltA, translated as MIENVLEQVDFIATTQPNKVAYDELGKKHTYEQLKKASDSLAHILDELNLPEKAPVMVYGGQQFEMIASFLGSTKSGHAYIPVDVNSADERLTDIIEIAKPAVILAIDELPAAISDILTIDKERLDRIFSTNVSYELTHAVQENDNFYIIFTSGTTGRPKGVQISHHNLLSFTNWMIGDTFDWQESSNVLSQPPYSFDLSVMDWVPTIVTGGTLKALPKSVAEDFKLLFATLPKLDLTMWVSTPSFADVALLDPEFNQANNPNLKTFLFCGEVLTRTTAEKLLARFPKVKIYNTYGPTEATVAVSSIRITKEIIENYDKMPIGYVKQDTVISIQSSNDQEVPSGEKGEIVISGPSVSKGYLNNPEKTDSAFTKFNGEQAYKTGDLATVDENGLLHYKGRSDFQIKLHGFRIELEEVAQQLQQSQWIEQVVAVPRYDADGKVKQLLAIVVPKENDFPKPMMLTNAIKDDMKDIMMSYMMPSRFIYRESMPLTPNGKIDLKGLIAEVNGNA; from the coding sequence ATGATTGAAAATGTGTTAGAACAGGTTGATTTCATCGCGACAACGCAGCCTAACAAAGTTGCGTATGATGAACTAGGGAAAAAGCATACTTATGAACAGTTGAAAAAGGCATCTGATAGTTTGGCTCATATTTTAGATGAGCTAAATTTGCCGGAAAAAGCACCAGTTATGGTGTACGGTGGCCAGCAGTTTGAGATGATTGCTAGTTTCTTAGGTAGTACCAAATCAGGGCATGCCTACATTCCAGTTGATGTTAATTCAGCAGATGAAAGATTGACAGATATTATTGAAATTGCTAAGCCAGCAGTGATTTTAGCTATTGATGAATTGCCAGCAGCCATTTCAGATATCTTAACAATTGATAAAGAGCGTCTTGATCGTATATTTTCTACGAATGTATCTTATGAATTAACACATGCTGTTCAAGAAAATGATAATTTTTATATTATTTTCACTTCTGGAACAACAGGGCGTCCAAAGGGCGTTCAAATTTCACATCATAACCTGTTAAGTTTTACGAATTGGATGATTGGCGACACATTTGATTGGCAAGAAAGTAGCAATGTATTGTCACAGCCACCGTATTCTTTTGATTTATCAGTGATGGATTGGGTTCCTACAATTGTTACGGGTGGCACTTTGAAAGCATTACCTAAGTCAGTAGCTGAGGATTTTAAACTACTGTTCGCCACTTTGCCAAAGTTAGATTTAACGATGTGGGTGTCGACACCATCATTTGCTGATGTTGCCCTTTTGGATCCAGAATTTAACCAAGCGAACAATCCAAATTTGAAGACTTTTTTGTTTTGTGGCGAAGTGCTGACACGTACGACAGCAGAGAAGTTACTAGCACGCTTTCCAAAGGTAAAAATATACAATACATATGGACCGACTGAAGCCACGGTGGCTGTTTCAAGTATTCGCATTACTAAGGAAATTATCGAAAATTACGATAAAATGCCAATTGGCTACGTAAAGCAAGATACAGTAATTAGTATTCAGAGTAGCAATGATCAAGAAGTTCCTTCTGGGGAAAAAGGTGAAATTGTTATTTCTGGTCCTTCCGTTTCTAAAGGCTATTTGAATAACCCTGAAAAAACAGATAGTGCTTTCACTAAATTTAACGGTGAACAAGCATATAAAACAGGTGATTTAGCAACAGTTGATGAAAATGGGTTACTGCATTATAAAGGGCGTAGTGATTTTCAAATCAAATTGCATGGGTTCCGAATTGAGTTGGAAGAAGTCGCGCAACAACTACAACAAAGTCAATGGATAGAACAAGTAGTCGCTGTACCACGTTATGATGCTGATGGTAAAGTTAAGCAGTTGTTAGCCATTGTGGTACCTAAAGAAAATGATTTTCCTAAGCCTATGATGTTAACAAATGCAATTAAAGATGACATGAAAGACATTATGATGTCTTATATGATGCCAAGTCGATTTATATATCGCGAGTCAATGCCATTAACACCAAATGGTAAAATTGATTTAAAAGGGTTGATTGCCGAGGTGAATGGTAATGCTTAA
- the dltX gene encoding teichoic acid D-Ala incorporation-associated protein DltX, whose product MLKHFFQRPVINFVGRTFFYFLIILSLLYLYGYSGVGEGHFLYNEF is encoded by the coding sequence ATGTTAAAGCATTTTTTCCAACGTCCAGTTATTAATTTTGTTGGGCGTACTTTTTTTTATTTCTTAATCATTTTATCACTTTTGTACTTATACGGCTATTCTGGCGTTGGGGAAGGACATTTTCTTTACAATGAATTTTAA